One window of the Fusobacterium animalis 7_1 genome contains the following:
- a CDS encoding MnmA/TRMU family protein yields the protein MEKIKALALFSGGLDSALAIKVVQEQGIEVIALNFVSHFFGGKNEKAESMAKQLGIKLEYIDFKKRHILVVEDPVYGRGKNMNPCIDCHSLMFKIAGELLEKYGASFVISGEVLGQRPMSQNSQALEKVKKLSGMEDLVLRPLSAKLLPPSKAEIMGWVDREKLLDINGRSRHRQMELMDFYGLVEYPSPAGGCLLTDPGYSSRLKVLEDDGLLKEEYAWLFKLIKEARFFRFSKGRYLFVGRNKESNDKIDEFRKEKNLNFYIQSSEVPGPHIIANTNLTDEEIDFAKKLFSRYSKVKGNEKVILNNSGNLEEVDVVDLEKLDEEIKKYQQL from the coding sequence ATGGAGAAAATTAAAGCTCTAGCTTTATTTTCTGGTGGTTTAGATAGTGCTTTGGCTATAAAAGTGGTACAAGAACAGGGCATAGAAGTGATTGCCTTGAATTTTGTATCACATTTTTTTGGTGGAAAAAATGAAAAAGCTGAAAGTATGGCAAAACAATTAGGAATTAAACTGGAATATATTGATTTCAAAAAAAGGCATATTCTTGTAGTTGAAGATCCTGTTTATGGTAGAGGAAAAAATATGAATCCTTGTATAGACTGCCATTCACTTATGTTTAAAATTGCAGGAGAATTATTGGAAAAATATGGTGCAAGTTTTGTTATATCAGGAGAGGTTTTAGGACAAAGACCTATGTCTCAGAATTCACAAGCCTTGGAAAAAGTAAAAAAATTATCGGGTATGGAAGATTTAGTTTTAAGACCATTATCTGCTAAACTTTTACCTCCTAGTAAAGCTGAAATTATGGGTTGGGTTGATAGAGAAAAACTTTTAGATATAAATGGTCGTTCAAGACATAGACAAATGGAATTAATGGATTTTTACGGGCTTGTTGAATACCCTAGCCCAGCTGGAGGTTGTTTACTTACTGACCCAGGATATTCAAGTAGACTTAAAGTTTTAGAAGATGATGGACTTCTTAAAGAGGAATATGCTTGGCTTTTTAAACTTATAAAGGAAGCTAGATTTTTTAGATTTTCAAAGGGAAGATATTTATTTGTTGGTAGAAATAAAGAATCTAATGATAAAATTGATGAATTTAGAAAAGAAAAGAATTTAAATTTCTATATACAAAGTTCAGAAGTTCCAGGACCTCATATAATTGCAAATACAAATTTAACTGATGAGGAAATAGATTTTGCAAAGAAATTATTTTCAAGATATTCTAAGGTTAAAGGAAATGAAAAAGTTATTTTAAATAATTCTGGAAACTTAGAAGAAGTTGATGTAGTTGATTTGGAAAAATTAGATGAGGAGATAAAAAAATATCAACAGTTATAG
- a CDS encoding type II toxin-antitoxin system HicB family antitoxin: protein MKEKYIYPCIIYEEDGIYYANFKDFDACFTDGESIEEVIINAKDVLEGTIFSLLKNNLEIPEPTLTKPNLENNEFLVYIDIWLTPIVDKVKNQTVKKTLTIPKWLNDEAEKHSINFSNLLQTAIKKYLNIQ from the coding sequence ATGAAAGAAAAATATATTTATCCTTGTATAATTTATGAAGAAGATGGAATATATTATGCGAATTTTAAAGATTTTGATGCTTGTTTTACAGATGGAGAAAGTATAGAAGAAGTAATAATTAATGCCAAGGATGTATTAGAAGGCACTATTTTTAGTTTATTAAAAAATAATTTAGAAATACCTGAACCTACATTAACAAAACCAAATTTAGAAAATAATGAATTCTTAGTTTATATTGATATTTGGTTAACACCAATTGTAGATAAAGTAAAAAATCAAACAGTAAAGAAAACATTGACTATCCCTAAATGGTTAAATGACGAGGCAGAAAAACATTCTATAAATTTTTCTAATTTATTACAAACAGCTATAAAAAAATATTTGAATATTCAATAG